One window of the Saccopteryx bilineata isolate mSacBil1 chromosome 2, mSacBil1_pri_phased_curated, whole genome shotgun sequence genome contains the following:
- the C1QL4 gene encoding complement C1q-like protein 4 produces MVLLLLVAIPLLVHSSRGPTHYEMLGRCRMVCDPHGPRGPGPDGAPVSVPPFPPGSKGEVGRRGKAGLRGPPGPPGPRGPPGEPGRPGPPGPPGPGSGGVAPPAGYVPRIAFYAGLRRPHEGYEVLRFDDVVTNVGNAYEAASGKFTCPMPGVYFFAYHVLMRGGDGTSMWADLMKNGQVRASAIAQDADQNYDYASNSVILHLDVGDEVFIKLDGGKVHGGNTNKYSTFSGFIIYPD; encoded by the exons atggtgctgctgctgctggtggctaTTCCGCTGCTGGTGCACAGCTCCCGCGGCCCGACGCACTACGAGATGCTGGGTCGTTGTCGCATGGTGTGTGACCCGCACGGGCCTCGAGGCCCAGGACCCGACGGCGCGCCCGTCTCCGTACCTCCCTTCCCCCCGGGCTCTAAGGGAGAGGTGGGCCGGCGCGGTAAGGCAGGTCTTCGAGGGCCCCCGGGCCCACCAGGTCCCAGAGGACCTCCAGGAGAGCCCGGCAGGCCAGGTCCGCCGGGACCTCCTGGCCCAGGCTCCGGCGGGGTGGCGCCCCCTGCCGGCTACGTGCCTCGCATTGCTTTCTATGCGGGCCTACGGCGGCCACACGAGGGTTACGAGGTGCTGCGCTTCGACGACGTGGTGACTAACGTGGGCAACGCTTACGAGGCGGCCAGCGGCAAGTTCACCTGCCCTATGCCGGGGGTCTACTTCTTCGCTTACCATGTGCTTATGCGCGGCGGCGACGGCACCAGCATGTGGGCCGACCTGATGAAGAATGGGCAG GTCCGGGCCAGCGCCATTGCCCAGGACGCAGACCAGAACTACGACTACGCCAGCAATAGCGTCATCCTGCACCTGGATGTGGGCGATGAAGTCTTCATCAAGCTTGACGGCGGGAAGGTGCACGGTGGAAACACCAACAAGTACAGCACTTTCTCTGGCTTCATCATCTACCCGGACTGA
- the DNAJC22 gene encoding dnaJ homolog subfamily C member 22, translated as MAKGLLVTYVLWAIGGPAGLHHLYLGRDSHALLWMLTLGGGGLGWLWEFWKLPSFVAQANRAQGQGQSSGRETPPLSPIRFAAQMTVGIYFGLVALISLSFMASFYIVGLPLAVGLGVLLVAAVGNQTSDFKNTLGAAFLTSPIFYGRPIAILPISLVASITAQKHRRYKVSVRSETLSARLYRLGLAYLAFTGPLTYSALYNTAATLSYVAETLGSFLSWFSFFPLLGRLMESVLLLPYRAWRLLVGDAGFSSGYFQEWEKLYGFVHSFQDEKHQLAYQVLGLLEGATSEEIHQRYKELVKIWHPDHNRHHTEEAQSHFLEIQAAYEVLNQPRKPRGF; from the exons ATGGCCAAAGGGCTCCTGGTGACCTATGTCCTCTGGGCTATAGGGGGCCCTGCTGGGCTCCACCACCTTTACCTAGGCAGGGACAGCCATGCACTGCTTTGGATGCTTACCCTGGGTGGTGGTGGGCTGGGCTGGCTCTGGGAGTTCTGGAAGCTTCCAAGCTTTGTAGCTCAGGCCAATAGAGCCCAGGGACAGGGGCAGAGTTCAGGAAGGGAGACACCACCTCTGAGTCCCATTCGTTTTGCTGCCCAGATGACAGTAGGCATCTATTTTGGCCTTGTGGCTCTCATTAGCCTTTCCTTCATGGCCAGCTTCTATATTGTGGGCCTCCCACTGGCAGTTGGCTTAGGAGTCTTGCTCGTGGCTGCTGTTGGCAACCAGACCTCAGATTTTAAGAATACTCTGGGGGCGGCATTTCTTACTTCCCCTATCTTCTATGGCCGCCCCATAGCCATCCTGCCCATCAGTTTGGTAGCCAGCATCACAGCCCAGAAGCATCGCCGCTACAAAGTTTCAGTTAGGTCAGAGACACTCAGTGCGCGGCTTTACCGCCTGGGCTTAGCTTACCTTGCTTTCACGGGCCCACTAACATACAGCGCCCTCTACAACACGGCTGCCACACTCAGCTATGTGGCAGAGACCCTTGGCTCCTTCTTGAGTTGGTTCAGCTTCTTCCCCCTCCTTGGCCGCCTCATGGAGTCTGTCCTCCTTCTGCCTTACCGTGCCTGGAGGCTGCTGGTGGGGGATGCTGGCTTCAGCAGTGGCTACTTCCAGGAATGGGAGAAGCTCTatggatttgttcacagttttcaggatgaaaagcatcagctggCTTACCAG GTTTTGGGTCTCTTAGAGGGGGCAACAAGTGAAGAAATACATCAGAGATACAAGGAGCTGGTGAAGATTTGGCACCCTGACCACAACCGGCACCATACAGAGGAGGCTCAGAGTCACTTCCTAGAGATCCAGGCTGCATATGAAGTCCTGAATCAGCCCAGGAAGCCCAGGGGATTCTAG